The window GACCTATTCTAAAATAAAAACCGCATCACTAATTAGTGATGCGGTTTTTTTATTTTAAATTAGTTAGACGTTATTTGGCAAATATTTGAGACATATCCTTAAACGTTTTAAACTCTAAAGCGTTACCAGAAGGATCTTTAAAAAACATTGTTTTTTGTTCGCCAACCAAACCTTCAAATCTAACATAGGGTTCGATAATAAATGTAATGTTCTTAGATTTTAGATCATCTTCTAGTGCGTTAAAAACAGCCCAATCTAAAACCACTCCAAAATGCGGTACAGGGACGTGTTTTCCATCGACTTCATTGCCTACAGCTTCTGTTGTCGTTTTTTCTTTAAAGTGAATGACTAATTGGTGTCCAAAAAAATTAAAGTCAACCCATTGGTCACTACTACGTCCTTCTTCACAATTTAAAATGTCACGATAAAACAGGCGGCAGGTTTCTAAATTATGTACTGGAATTGCTAAATGAAAAGGAGATACACTGCTCATGGTTTAATCCTCTTTACGACGGTTTCTAATTGGACGTTCTCTATTCTCTCTAGTAGGTTGTTCTTGCTTTAAATCTTCTCTAGACGGTTCTGATTTATACTCCGTAGTATCTCGAGTTTGTCTTTCTTTACTCGCTTTACTTATTCTAGTCGTGTTTTCTTTAGCTGTTTTAGCTTCATGTATTTTAGTCGAGTCTTCTAAAAGCAGATGTAACGTTTTTAATTCTTTTTCTGTAAACTCACGGTATTCTCCAACAGGAACATCTAATTTGACATTCATAATTCTAACACGTCTAAGTGATGTTACTTCATACGTTAAGTACTCACACATACGTCTAATTTGTCTATTTAAACCTTGTGTTAAAATAATTCTGAACGTATGAGAATCTATTTTTTTAACAGAACATTTTTTAGTGGTACGGTCTAAATCTTCAAGATATATTCCACTAGCCATTCTATTAATAAAGGTTTGCGATATAGGCTTGTCAACGGTTACCAGATATTCTTTATCGTGATTATTACTAGCACGTAAAATTTTGTTTACAATATCTCCATCATCTGTCATAAAGATCAAACCATCACTTAATTTATCTAAACGTCCTATTGGAAAAATACGTTTAGGGTAGTTAATGTAATCTATGATATTATCTTTTTCTACATTAGTGTCTGTTGTACAAACAATACCTACTGGTTTGTTAAAGGCTAAGTAGATTGGTTTTTCTGTATTGGTTTTAATAATCTCGCCATCTACAGCAACCACATCACTCGGCGTTACTTTTGTACCCATTTCTGGCACAATACCATTAATAGTGACACGTCCAGCATCAATTAATTTGTCCCCTTCACGACGCGAGCAAAAACCAGCTTCGCTGAGGTATTTATTAAGTCTTGTTAATTTTTCTTCCAAAATGTGTTACGCTTTTATAAAGTTAATAATAGCTTTGTTTACACTATCGTCGCGTAATCCGTGACCAAAACCTTCTGTGGTAATTAATGTTGAATTTTTAAAGCTTGATGAAATTAGTTCTGCTTCATCATATTGAATAATCTTATCATCTTTATCATGAATAATAAGACCTTGTAAATGTATTTCTTTCGAAAATTTAGCGGCTGAAAAATGAGATGGTTTATAATTAAAACGTTCTAAAACCAAATCATTTAATCCATTTTCAATACGCTTATTAAAACCTAGCATATTGACATAGTTTTTAAACACGTTTGTAAACTCTGAAGGAGCACCAAGCAATATCATTTTTTGTAAACCTTCGTTTTGATATTTGTGCTGAAAAAATACAGACGCCATACCGCCAACGGAATGCCCAATAATGACATCGGGTTTATAGTGGTTAGCCACTACATTTATAAACTCTGAATATAATATAGCATTAAACTGTGTTCCGCTTGATTTACCATGTGCCGGCCCGTCTAAAGTCACAATATTGTAATCTAATTGTTGTAACATCTCTATGAGTTGCTTCCATCTAAAAGTGTTACTTTCCCAACCATGTGCTAGCATAATGGTTGTTTTGGATCCTGACCAGTTATAGGTTTGTATGTCGTGGTTATCGTGCGTTATTGTTAGTTGCTTAGCTGTATCTAAAAAAGGATGGTGCTTTTCTTTAAAACGACCTTGTCTTGGTGTTGCAAAGATATCTAATGCTTTTGCACTTGCGTATTTTGGCGCAACATAGCTTACGGCATTTAAACCGTTACCAATTATTTTTGGAAGTACTTTAGCTATTGTTTTTTTCATTTTTAATCTTCTCTGTTTACTAAATCTATTGAAAAAGCAGGTGTACAAATAGCAATGTATTCGCAAGCTATTGTAAATGGATTAGAGTATTGAACGCGGGTATTTTTTTCTATCTTAATAGATTGACCTGCTTCCAATATTATTTCTTCACCCTCAATAATAAATTGTTTTTTTCCTTTGATTATATACGTGTATTCGTCAAATTCTGGTGTTTGAAACGGTTCGCTCCAACCAGCAGGGGCAACCATATGTGCAATGCTAAGCTCTTTATTTCCATCTGTAGCTAAACCAACATGTTCTTCTATTAATTTACCATCCGTTGTTGGAACAACAAAAGGGCTATTTTGTATGGTGTATTTTTTTTTGTTTTCCATTTTTTGTTTTAAATATTAGTATAATGTATAATCACACCTATAAATGTTACACTGTAAGAAAATAATAGTCCCATTATTAAAAATAATAGTCTAAATTTATTAAACCCTAGTTTATTATTTAAATAATAAAAATCTACGATTTCTAAAAGCATTCCTGTTGAAAAAAAAATATTTCCCACAATAGCATAAATAATAAGACCTATAGCTTCTCCTAATTTAAAATAACCAGCAAAAAGGATTAAGCCTAAAACACCAAATAATCCATTTCCTAAATTAAATAGCCATCGTTTGCTTTCCCACCATCTTATGATGTCGTTGGGTAT is drawn from Psychroserpens sp. NJDZ02 and contains these coding sequences:
- a CDS encoding cupin domain-containing protein, with the protein product MENKKKYTIQNSPFVVPTTDGKLIEEHVGLATDGNKELSIAHMVAPAGWSEPFQTPEFDEYTYIIKGKKQFIIEGEEIILEAGQSIKIEKNTRVQYSNPFTIACEYIAICTPAFSIDLVNRED
- the rluF gene encoding 23S rRNA pseudouridine(2604) synthase RluF is translated as MEEKLTRLNKYLSEAGFCSRREGDKLIDAGRVTINGIVPEMGTKVTPSDVVAVDGEIIKTNTEKPIYLAFNKPVGIVCTTDTNVEKDNIIDYINYPKRIFPIGRLDKLSDGLIFMTDDGDIVNKILRASNNHDKEYLVTVDKPISQTFINRMASGIYLEDLDRTTKKCSVKKIDSHTFRIILTQGLNRQIRRMCEYLTYEVTSLRRVRIMNVKLDVPVGEYREFTEKELKTLHLLLEDSTKIHEAKTAKENTTRISKASKERQTRDTTEYKSEPSREDLKQEQPTRENRERPIRNRRKED
- a CDS encoding alpha/beta fold hydrolase — its product is MKKTIAKVLPKIIGNGLNAVSYVAPKYASAKALDIFATPRQGRFKEKHHPFLDTAKQLTITHDNHDIQTYNWSGSKTTIMLAHGWESNTFRWKQLIEMLQQLDYNIVTLDGPAHGKSSGTQFNAILYSEFINVVANHYKPDVIIGHSVGGMASVFFQHKYQNEGLQKMILLGAPSEFTNVFKNYVNMLGFNKRIENGLNDLVLERFNYKPSHFSAAKFSKEIHLQGLIIHDKDDKIIQYDEAELISSSFKNSTLITTEGFGHGLRDDSVNKAIINFIKA
- a CDS encoding VOC family protein, giving the protein MSSVSPFHLAIPVHNLETCRLFYRDILNCEEGRSSDQWVDFNFFGHQLVIHFKEKTTTEAVGNEVDGKHVPVPHFGVVLDWAVFNALEDDLKSKNITFIIEPYVRFEGLVGEQKTMFFKDPSGNALEFKTFKDMSQIFAK